A genomic window from Cinclus cinclus chromosome 5, bCinCin1.1, whole genome shotgun sequence includes:
- the JADE1 gene encoding protein Jade-1 isoform X3 — MKRHRLPSSSEDSDDNGSLSTWSQHSRSQRRRTLCSRDEDRKPSEVFRTDLITAMKLHDSFQLNPDEYYVLADPWRQEWEKGVQVPVSPGTIPEPVARVVSETKAVTFTRPRKYIVSSGAEPPELGYVDIRTLADSVCRYDLSEVDVAWLQLANEEFKEMGMLELDEYTMERVMEEFEQRCYDNMNHAIETEEGLGIEYDEDVVCDVCQSPDGEDGNEMVFCDKCNICVHQACYGILKVPEGSWLCRTCALGVQPKCLLCPKKGGAMKPTRSGTKWVHVSCALWIPEVSIGSPEKMEPITKVSHIPSSRWALVCSLCNEKVGASIQCSVKNCRTAFHVTCAFDRGLEMKTILAENDEVKFKSYCPKHSSTKKADAETLSESPGQENRNGIQDTSLPANMDPFHSMDQNQEEAHRVSLRKQKLQQLEDEFYTFVESLEVAKVLRLPEEPVEFLYQYWKLKRKSNFNKPLITPKKDEEDNLAKREQDVLFRRLQLFTHLRQDLERVRNLTYMVTRREKIKRSVCKVQEQIFNSYTKQLEQERVSGVPSSFSSMENTVLFNSPSLGPNAPKIEDLKWHSAFFRKQMMGTSLAHSLKKPHKRDRVRDRSGNDSKSLLGQPSPREGGAAPGSFLNFDKTFAETRIVSAQQKNGIVIPEHRKRRDNRPQCEVAKAELKDKTSKHTHKPLRPTELSQRQLENKRAVNHSGGRSAPGTRRDIVPRCNGGLVKVNSNQTVVKVPTAPTSPGKNWGGFRIPKKGERQQQGESLEEACRQNSGYPYLGVGRVPAKERTKSKLKPDSENDGYIPDAEMSDSEMEVAEKKCRQQRLSPNSSIGRRTDIIRRSILAT, encoded by the exons GTCTGTCTACTTGGTCCCAGCATTCCCGATCTCAGCGTCGTAGGACTTTGTGTTCCAGAGATGAGGACCGGAAACCCTCTGAG GTGTTCAGAACGGACCTGATCACTGCCATGAAGTTACATGACTCCTTCCAGCTGAACCCTGATGAATACTATGTGCTGGCAGATCCCTGGAGGCAGGAGTGGGAAAAGGGAGTTCAGGTGCCAGTTAGCCCAGGGACCATCCCAGAACCAGTAGCCAG AGTGGTGTCGGAGACAAAAGCCGTCACCTTCACGCGGCCCAGGAAATACATCGTGTCCTCCGGCGCGGAGCCTCCGGAGCTGGGCTACGTGGACATCCGAACCCTGGCGGACAGCGTGTGCCGCTATGACCTCAGTGAGGTGGACGTGGCATGGCTCCAGCTTGCCAATGAAGAATTCAAAGAAATGG ggatgctggagcTGGACGAGTACACCATGGAAAGGGTGATGGAGGAGTTTGAGCAGCGCTGCTACGATAACATGAACCATGCCATCGAGACGGAGGAAGGGCTGGGGATTGAATACGACGAGGATGTTGTCTGTGACGTCTGTCAGTCTCCAGATGGAGAGGATGGCAATGAAATGGTGTTCTGTGACAAATGCAATATTTGTGTGCACCAG gcGTGCTACGGGATCCTGAAGGTGCCCGagggcagctggctgtgccGGACCTGCGCGCTGGGCGTCCAGCCCAAGTGCCTCCTGTGCCCCAAGAAGGGCGGCGCCATGAAGCCCACCCGGAGCGGCACCAAGTGGGTGCACGTCAGCTGTGCTCTCTGGATTCCAGAG GTGAGCATTGGAAGCCCTGAAAAAATGGAGCCCATCACAAAAgtttcccacattcccagcagTAGGTGGGCACTGGTGTGCAGCCTTTGTAATGAAAAAGTTGGAGCTTCTATACAG tGCTCAGTGAAAAACTGCAGAACAGCCTTTCACGTCACCTGCGCGTTTGACCGCGGCTTGGAGATGAAGACTATCTTGGCAGAGAACGACGAGGTGAAGTTCAAGTCGTACTGTCCCAAGCACAGCTCCACCAAGAAAGCAGATGCTGAGACACTGAGTGAAAGCCCAGGTCAGGAGAACAGGAATGGGATTCAGGACACCTCTCTTCCTGCCAACATGGACCCTTTCCACAGCATGGATCAAAACCAGGAGGAGGCCCACAGGGTCAGCCTCCGCAAGCAaaagctccagcagctggaggatgAGTTCTACACGTTTGTTGAGTCTTTGGAAGTGGCCAAAGTGCTGCGGCTGCCTGAGGAGCCGGTGGAATTCCTTTACCAGTACTGGAAACTGAAGAGGAAATCAAATTTCAATAAGCCTTTGATTACCCCAAAGAAGGATGAGGAGGACAATCTGGCTAAACGGGAGCAGGATGTTCTGTTCAGGAGGCTGCAGCTCTTCACACACCTCCGGCAGGACCTGGAGCGG GTGCGTAACCTCACTTACATGGTGACGCGGAGAGAAAAAATCAAGAGATCTGTTTGCAAAGTTCAGGAACAGATATTTAACAGCTACACAAAGCAGCTGGAACAAGAAAGAGTTTCAG GTGTGCCTTCCTCATTCTCCTCCATGGAAAACACGGTGTTGTTCAACAGCCCGTCGCTGGGCCCCAACGCCCCCAAGATCGAGGACCTGAAGTGGCATTCTGCGTTCTTCAGGAAGCAGATGATGGGCACATCTCTGGCCCACTCCTTGAAAAAACCGCACAAGAGAGACAGGGTAAGGGACAGGTCTGGCAATGACAGCAAATCCCTGCTggggcagcccagccccagggaaggaggcgcagctccaggcagctttCTAAATTTTGACAAGACCTTTGCTGAGACACGGATTGTATCGGCACAGCAGAAAAATGGCATCGTTATAccagagcacaggaaaagaaGAGACAATCGTCCGCAGTGCGAGGTGGCGAAGGCAGAACTGAAGGATAAGACTTCAAAACACACCCACAAACCGCTGAGACCCACAGAACTCTCTCAGAGgcaactggaaaacaaaagggCTGTGAACCACTCCGGTGGTAGGTCAGCACCTGGCACTCGGAGGGATATAGTGCCTAGATGTAACGGGGGTCTGGTCAAAGTAAACTCTAATCAGACAGTAGTTAAAGTGCCTACCGCGCCCACGAGCCCAGGGAAAAACTGGGGCGGATTCCGAATTCCAAAGAAGggggagaggcagcagcagggggaGAGCCTGGAGGAGGCCTGCCGCCAGAACTCTGGCTACCCCTACCTGGGCGTGGGCAGAGTTCCAGCGAAGGAGAGGACAAAAAGCAAGTTAAAGCCCGACAGTGAGAACGATGGCTACATCCCCGACGCCGAAATGAGCGACTCGGAGATGGAAGTGGCTGAAAAGAagtgcaggcagcagaggcTCAGCCCGAACAGCAGCATCGGCAGGAGGACGGACATTATTCGGAGGAGCATCCTGGCCACCTGA
- the JADE1 gene encoding protein Jade-1 isoform X2 produces MCRKGVGESHGHCVSPCYPDAHETRRLSPRAKSGVRGRGGCLLFPGEIMKRHRLPSSSEDSDDNGSLSTWSQHSRSQRRRTLCSRDEDRKPSEVFRTDLITAMKLHDSFQLNPDEYYVLADPWRQEWEKGVQVPVSPGTIPEPVARVVSETKAVTFTRPRKYIVSSGAEPPELGYVDIRTLADSVCRYDLSEVDVAWLQLANEEFKEMGMLELDEYTMERVMEEFEQRCYDNMNHAIETEEGLGIEYDEDVVCDVCQSPDGEDGNEMVFCDKCNICVHQACYGILKVPEGSWLCRTCALGVQPKCLLCPKKGGAMKPTRSGTKWVHVSCALWIPEVSIGSPEKMEPITKVSHIPSSRWALVCSLCNEKVGASIQCSVKNCRTAFHVTCAFDRGLEMKTILAENDEVKFKSYCPKHSSTKKADAETLSESPGQENRNGIQDTSLPANMDPFHSMDQNQEEAHRVSLRKQKLQQLEDEFYTFVESLEVAKVLRLPEEPVEFLYQYWKLKRKSNFNKPLITPKKDEEDNLAKREQDVLFRRLQLFTHLRQDLERVRNLTYMVTRREKIKRSVCKVQEQIFNSYTKQLEQERVSGVPSSFSSMENTVLFNSPSLGPNAPKIEDLKWHSAFFRKQMMGTSLAHSLKKPHKRDRVRDRSGNDSKSLLGQPSPREGGAAPGSFLNFDKTFAETRIVSAQQKNGIVIPEHRKRRDNRPQCEVAKAELKDKTSKHTHKPLRPTELSQRQLENKRAVNHSGGRSAPGTRRDIVPRCNGGLVKVNSNQTVVKVPTAPTSPGKNWGGFRIPKKGERQQQGESLEEACRQNSGYPYLGVGRVPAKERTKSKLKPDSENDGYIPDAEMSDSEMEVAEKKCRQQRLSPNSSIGRRTDIIRRSILAT; encoded by the exons GTCTGTCTACTTGGTCCCAGCATTCCCGATCTCAGCGTCGTAGGACTTTGTGTTCCAGAGATGAGGACCGGAAACCCTCTGAG GTGTTCAGAACGGACCTGATCACTGCCATGAAGTTACATGACTCCTTCCAGCTGAACCCTGATGAATACTATGTGCTGGCAGATCCCTGGAGGCAGGAGTGGGAAAAGGGAGTTCAGGTGCCAGTTAGCCCAGGGACCATCCCAGAACCAGTAGCCAG AGTGGTGTCGGAGACAAAAGCCGTCACCTTCACGCGGCCCAGGAAATACATCGTGTCCTCCGGCGCGGAGCCTCCGGAGCTGGGCTACGTGGACATCCGAACCCTGGCGGACAGCGTGTGCCGCTATGACCTCAGTGAGGTGGACGTGGCATGGCTCCAGCTTGCCAATGAAGAATTCAAAGAAATGG ggatgctggagcTGGACGAGTACACCATGGAAAGGGTGATGGAGGAGTTTGAGCAGCGCTGCTACGATAACATGAACCATGCCATCGAGACGGAGGAAGGGCTGGGGATTGAATACGACGAGGATGTTGTCTGTGACGTCTGTCAGTCTCCAGATGGAGAGGATGGCAATGAAATGGTGTTCTGTGACAAATGCAATATTTGTGTGCACCAG gcGTGCTACGGGATCCTGAAGGTGCCCGagggcagctggctgtgccGGACCTGCGCGCTGGGCGTCCAGCCCAAGTGCCTCCTGTGCCCCAAGAAGGGCGGCGCCATGAAGCCCACCCGGAGCGGCACCAAGTGGGTGCACGTCAGCTGTGCTCTCTGGATTCCAGAG GTGAGCATTGGAAGCCCTGAAAAAATGGAGCCCATCACAAAAgtttcccacattcccagcagTAGGTGGGCACTGGTGTGCAGCCTTTGTAATGAAAAAGTTGGAGCTTCTATACAG tGCTCAGTGAAAAACTGCAGAACAGCCTTTCACGTCACCTGCGCGTTTGACCGCGGCTTGGAGATGAAGACTATCTTGGCAGAGAACGACGAGGTGAAGTTCAAGTCGTACTGTCCCAAGCACAGCTCCACCAAGAAAGCAGATGCTGAGACACTGAGTGAAAGCCCAGGTCAGGAGAACAGGAATGGGATTCAGGACACCTCTCTTCCTGCCAACATGGACCCTTTCCACAGCATGGATCAAAACCAGGAGGAGGCCCACAGGGTCAGCCTCCGCAAGCAaaagctccagcagctggaggatgAGTTCTACACGTTTGTTGAGTCTTTGGAAGTGGCCAAAGTGCTGCGGCTGCCTGAGGAGCCGGTGGAATTCCTTTACCAGTACTGGAAACTGAAGAGGAAATCAAATTTCAATAAGCCTTTGATTACCCCAAAGAAGGATGAGGAGGACAATCTGGCTAAACGGGAGCAGGATGTTCTGTTCAGGAGGCTGCAGCTCTTCACACACCTCCGGCAGGACCTGGAGCGG GTGCGTAACCTCACTTACATGGTGACGCGGAGAGAAAAAATCAAGAGATCTGTTTGCAAAGTTCAGGAACAGATATTTAACAGCTACACAAAGCAGCTGGAACAAGAAAGAGTTTCAG GTGTGCCTTCCTCATTCTCCTCCATGGAAAACACGGTGTTGTTCAACAGCCCGTCGCTGGGCCCCAACGCCCCCAAGATCGAGGACCTGAAGTGGCATTCTGCGTTCTTCAGGAAGCAGATGATGGGCACATCTCTGGCCCACTCCTTGAAAAAACCGCACAAGAGAGACAGGGTAAGGGACAGGTCTGGCAATGACAGCAAATCCCTGCTggggcagcccagccccagggaaggaggcgcagctccaggcagctttCTAAATTTTGACAAGACCTTTGCTGAGACACGGATTGTATCGGCACAGCAGAAAAATGGCATCGTTATAccagagcacaggaaaagaaGAGACAATCGTCCGCAGTGCGAGGTGGCGAAGGCAGAACTGAAGGATAAGACTTCAAAACACACCCACAAACCGCTGAGACCCACAGAACTCTCTCAGAGgcaactggaaaacaaaagggCTGTGAACCACTCCGGTGGTAGGTCAGCACCTGGCACTCGGAGGGATATAGTGCCTAGATGTAACGGGGGTCTGGTCAAAGTAAACTCTAATCAGACAGTAGTTAAAGTGCCTACCGCGCCCACGAGCCCAGGGAAAAACTGGGGCGGATTCCGAATTCCAAAGAAGggggagaggcagcagcagggggaGAGCCTGGAGGAGGCCTGCCGCCAGAACTCTGGCTACCCCTACCTGGGCGTGGGCAGAGTTCCAGCGAAGGAGAGGACAAAAAGCAAGTTAAAGCCCGACAGTGAGAACGATGGCTACATCCCCGACGCCGAAATGAGCGACTCGGAGATGGAAGTGGCTGAAAAGAagtgcaggcagcagaggcTCAGCCCGAACAGCAGCATCGGCAGGAGGACGGACATTATTCGGAGGAGCATCCTGGCCACCTGA
- the JADE1 gene encoding protein Jade-1 isoform X1, whose product MDSVWISALCIFYTLISATSGTPVWEKKGKVLTSLSSEVFGFCWQFISWRGCLLFPGEIMKRHRLPSSSEDSDDNGSLSTWSQHSRSQRRRTLCSRDEDRKPSEVFRTDLITAMKLHDSFQLNPDEYYVLADPWRQEWEKGVQVPVSPGTIPEPVARVVSETKAVTFTRPRKYIVSSGAEPPELGYVDIRTLADSVCRYDLSEVDVAWLQLANEEFKEMGMLELDEYTMERVMEEFEQRCYDNMNHAIETEEGLGIEYDEDVVCDVCQSPDGEDGNEMVFCDKCNICVHQACYGILKVPEGSWLCRTCALGVQPKCLLCPKKGGAMKPTRSGTKWVHVSCALWIPEVSIGSPEKMEPITKVSHIPSSRWALVCSLCNEKVGASIQCSVKNCRTAFHVTCAFDRGLEMKTILAENDEVKFKSYCPKHSSTKKADAETLSESPGQENRNGIQDTSLPANMDPFHSMDQNQEEAHRVSLRKQKLQQLEDEFYTFVESLEVAKVLRLPEEPVEFLYQYWKLKRKSNFNKPLITPKKDEEDNLAKREQDVLFRRLQLFTHLRQDLERVRNLTYMVTRREKIKRSVCKVQEQIFNSYTKQLEQERVSGVPSSFSSMENTVLFNSPSLGPNAPKIEDLKWHSAFFRKQMMGTSLAHSLKKPHKRDRVRDRSGNDSKSLLGQPSPREGGAAPGSFLNFDKTFAETRIVSAQQKNGIVIPEHRKRRDNRPQCEVAKAELKDKTSKHTHKPLRPTELSQRQLENKRAVNHSGGRSAPGTRRDIVPRCNGGLVKVNSNQTVVKVPTAPTSPGKNWGGFRIPKKGERQQQGESLEEACRQNSGYPYLGVGRVPAKERTKSKLKPDSENDGYIPDAEMSDSEMEVAEKKCRQQRLSPNSSIGRRTDIIRRSILAT is encoded by the exons GTCTGTCTACTTGGTCCCAGCATTCCCGATCTCAGCGTCGTAGGACTTTGTGTTCCAGAGATGAGGACCGGAAACCCTCTGAG GTGTTCAGAACGGACCTGATCACTGCCATGAAGTTACATGACTCCTTCCAGCTGAACCCTGATGAATACTATGTGCTGGCAGATCCCTGGAGGCAGGAGTGGGAAAAGGGAGTTCAGGTGCCAGTTAGCCCAGGGACCATCCCAGAACCAGTAGCCAG AGTGGTGTCGGAGACAAAAGCCGTCACCTTCACGCGGCCCAGGAAATACATCGTGTCCTCCGGCGCGGAGCCTCCGGAGCTGGGCTACGTGGACATCCGAACCCTGGCGGACAGCGTGTGCCGCTATGACCTCAGTGAGGTGGACGTGGCATGGCTCCAGCTTGCCAATGAAGAATTCAAAGAAATGG ggatgctggagcTGGACGAGTACACCATGGAAAGGGTGATGGAGGAGTTTGAGCAGCGCTGCTACGATAACATGAACCATGCCATCGAGACGGAGGAAGGGCTGGGGATTGAATACGACGAGGATGTTGTCTGTGACGTCTGTCAGTCTCCAGATGGAGAGGATGGCAATGAAATGGTGTTCTGTGACAAATGCAATATTTGTGTGCACCAG gcGTGCTACGGGATCCTGAAGGTGCCCGagggcagctggctgtgccGGACCTGCGCGCTGGGCGTCCAGCCCAAGTGCCTCCTGTGCCCCAAGAAGGGCGGCGCCATGAAGCCCACCCGGAGCGGCACCAAGTGGGTGCACGTCAGCTGTGCTCTCTGGATTCCAGAG GTGAGCATTGGAAGCCCTGAAAAAATGGAGCCCATCACAAAAgtttcccacattcccagcagTAGGTGGGCACTGGTGTGCAGCCTTTGTAATGAAAAAGTTGGAGCTTCTATACAG tGCTCAGTGAAAAACTGCAGAACAGCCTTTCACGTCACCTGCGCGTTTGACCGCGGCTTGGAGATGAAGACTATCTTGGCAGAGAACGACGAGGTGAAGTTCAAGTCGTACTGTCCCAAGCACAGCTCCACCAAGAAAGCAGATGCTGAGACACTGAGTGAAAGCCCAGGTCAGGAGAACAGGAATGGGATTCAGGACACCTCTCTTCCTGCCAACATGGACCCTTTCCACAGCATGGATCAAAACCAGGAGGAGGCCCACAGGGTCAGCCTCCGCAAGCAaaagctccagcagctggaggatgAGTTCTACACGTTTGTTGAGTCTTTGGAAGTGGCCAAAGTGCTGCGGCTGCCTGAGGAGCCGGTGGAATTCCTTTACCAGTACTGGAAACTGAAGAGGAAATCAAATTTCAATAAGCCTTTGATTACCCCAAAGAAGGATGAGGAGGACAATCTGGCTAAACGGGAGCAGGATGTTCTGTTCAGGAGGCTGCAGCTCTTCACACACCTCCGGCAGGACCTGGAGCGG GTGCGTAACCTCACTTACATGGTGACGCGGAGAGAAAAAATCAAGAGATCTGTTTGCAAAGTTCAGGAACAGATATTTAACAGCTACACAAAGCAGCTGGAACAAGAAAGAGTTTCAG GTGTGCCTTCCTCATTCTCCTCCATGGAAAACACGGTGTTGTTCAACAGCCCGTCGCTGGGCCCCAACGCCCCCAAGATCGAGGACCTGAAGTGGCATTCTGCGTTCTTCAGGAAGCAGATGATGGGCACATCTCTGGCCCACTCCTTGAAAAAACCGCACAAGAGAGACAGGGTAAGGGACAGGTCTGGCAATGACAGCAAATCCCTGCTggggcagcccagccccagggaaggaggcgcagctccaggcagctttCTAAATTTTGACAAGACCTTTGCTGAGACACGGATTGTATCGGCACAGCAGAAAAATGGCATCGTTATAccagagcacaggaaaagaaGAGACAATCGTCCGCAGTGCGAGGTGGCGAAGGCAGAACTGAAGGATAAGACTTCAAAACACACCCACAAACCGCTGAGACCCACAGAACTCTCTCAGAGgcaactggaaaacaaaagggCTGTGAACCACTCCGGTGGTAGGTCAGCACCTGGCACTCGGAGGGATATAGTGCCTAGATGTAACGGGGGTCTGGTCAAAGTAAACTCTAATCAGACAGTAGTTAAAGTGCCTACCGCGCCCACGAGCCCAGGGAAAAACTGGGGCGGATTCCGAATTCCAAAGAAGggggagaggcagcagcagggggaGAGCCTGGAGGAGGCCTGCCGCCAGAACTCTGGCTACCCCTACCTGGGCGTGGGCAGAGTTCCAGCGAAGGAGAGGACAAAAAGCAAGTTAAAGCCCGACAGTGAGAACGATGGCTACATCCCCGACGCCGAAATGAGCGACTCGGAGATGGAAGTGGCTGAAAAGAagtgcaggcagcagaggcTCAGCCCGAACAGCAGCATCGGCAGGAGGACGGACATTATTCGGAGGAGCATCCTGGCCACCTGA